In the genome of Planctomyces sp. SH-PL62, the window CATTGGTCTGGAGGCCGCGATACCGCTTGAGCCCGAGGACCTCCGCGAAGACCACCGCGCGGACGGGGGCGGCGGCGATCGCGTCCCAGCTCAGGCCGGCGGTCGTGGTGTCGGCGACCAGGGTCGTCCCCGCCTCGATGGACTCTCGCAGGTTCCGGCCGACGTTCTCCCGGTACGCCTCCTCCGACGAGCCCGCCCGGCGCTGGGCCATGACCCGCCGCAGCCATTCGACCTCGTTCTCGGGGGAGGCGGGCGGGGCGGCGCCGTCGTCGGCGAGCCGGCCCAACTCCAGGTGGGTGTGGGCGTTGACCAGGCCGGGGATGATCGCCACGTTCCCCAGGTCGAGGTCGGCGGTCCGTTCGCGCGCCGGGCCGACCCAGGCGATCCGGCCCCCCTCGATCGCGACGACGCCGTCGGCGATCGGCGGCCCCTCGACGGGGAAGACGTATCGCGCCCCCAGGCTGAGCGTGCCTCGCCTCATCGGATCAGGCCTCTCCGGCGTCCGGGCGGTCGACCTTCCACAGATAAGCGAAGAGCGCCGCGGAGGCGACCGCCCCGACCGCGACCCAGGGGCGATGATAAAGCCCCTCCTCCGCGTTCAGGTAGACCAAATCGACCACGCCGACGCGTCCCAGCCAGCCGGCCCACGCCCCCAGGCCGATCGCGAAGCCGTTGTTCAGGGCGTGGAAGAGGACGCCTGGCCAGAGGCTGCGGCTGCGGATCGCCAGGAGCCCCAGGAACACCCCCAGCAGGGTCGCGTTGAAGAGCTGCTGGAAGAGGCTCAGGAAGACGTGCAGGAAGCCGAACAGCAGGGCCGAGAGGACGATCGCCGACCGGGTCCGCCGGCCCGATTGCAGCCCCGAGAGGATGAAGCCGCGGAACGCCGCCTCCTCGCAGATCGCCGGCAAGAGGGCCAGGACCAGGAGCGTCGGAGCGATCCCGGACTCGCCGAACATCAGCGATTGGAGCAGCTCCCGGGTCGCGTCCGAGATCGGGAAGGTCCACTGGACGAGCCGGCTCAGCTCGGCCGCGACGGGGTTGAACGCCACGGCCATCGCCGCCGCCAGCCCGAAGTATCGGGCGTGCGCCCGTCGCAGGCGGAGCGTCCCCAGCGGGTCCGTGGTCAGCAGGAAGGCCATCCCCATGGGGACCAGCAGGATCAGCGATTGTCCGGCCGCGACCGCCCCCAGCCCCGTCTCCATCCCCATCGCCATCGTGGACTGGGCGAACAGCCAGGAGGCCGAGATGATCAGCGCGAAGGCGAGCACCGCCTGCGTCGACGTTGGTCTCGGCCCGCGGTCCCGGACGAGGCTCCGCAGCCATTGCACCAGGTTGAACCGCTCCGATTCCCGGAACAGCACCTCCTCGTCCTGAAACTGCTCGACCGCCCAGCGCAGGGCCAGCCAGGCGTAGACGAGGGTCGGGATGAGGACCAGGGGGAAGTAGCGGAAGGCCGTGGCGTAGTCGCCCACGATCAGGGCCCGGAGCAGGAGCGCCACGCCGGTCACCGGGACGATGCTGTAGAACGGGTTCAGCTCGATCCCCGGCGCCATGGTCAGGAAGATCAGGGGGAGGCAGATCAGGTAGAGCGGCGTCATGTAATACTGCCCCTCCTTCATGCTCCGGGCCATGGCCGCGAGGGCCAGGCAGATCGCGCTGAAGAAGGCGGCCAGGGGGATCAAGAGGACGATCATCCAGAGGGCCGACTGCAAGGTCGGCGGCGCGAGCGCGGCCGCCGCTTGCCGGGCGGGGTCGGCACCCCCGAAGCCGCTGGCCCGCTGGGCCATCTGCAGGCCGGTCAACCCCATGCTGACCAGGTTCAGCACGGCCGTGGTCACGCTGGCGACGAGCACCGCCAGGAACTTCCCCATGACGATCTCGGCCCGGCCGGCGGGGCTGATGAGCAGGGTCTCCATCGTCCCCCGCTCCTTCTCCCCGGCGCACAGGTCGACGGCCGGATAGAACGCCCCGGTCAGCGACATCAGCACCAGGAGGAACGGGAAGATCCGCCCCCAGACGTTGCCGCCGACCTCCTGCGCCGTGGCCGCGTCGAGCGCCCTGACCTCGATCGGCTGGGCGTAGCCGGCCGGCAGGTGGTCCTGCTTGCGGCGCTCCTCGACGATCCCGGTCTTCCAGCGGTCGAGCGCCTCGCGGAGCCGCAGGTAAGTGATCTGGCTGGTCTCGTCGACGCTCTTGTAGTGGATCGGGATCGCCACGTCGTCCTTGGCGCGGAACTGCTCCGGCAGGTCGGCCGGGATCACCATGACGGCCGACGCCTCGCCGCCTCGCACCGCCTGCTCGCGGCGGTCGGGCCGGCCCCAGGGGCCGTCGTCGGGCTGGCGTTCCACCTCCAGGCGGCCGGCCTCGGCCGGGGAGTCGAACAGGGCGGGGTTGAAGCCGGTCCCCTCGGCGTCGAGCAGCGGCGGCTCCGCCGGCAGGTGCTCGGCCCCGACGATCACCACCCGACGGGGCTTCTCCTGGAGCGCCGCGGCGAACTGGAGCACCCCCGCGCCGATCAAGGGGTACAGGAGGATCGGGAAGAAGACGACCATGAACAGCGTGCGACGGTCGCGGAGCTGGTCCATCCCCTCGCGGCGGAAGATGAGCAGGACGTTCGACCAGTTCATGACGTAGGCCCCTCGGCTCGGTCCGAGCCCGCTCCGGATCGCTCGCGATCGGCCGCCCCCGCCCCGCCGAGGGCGTCGGCCCGCTCGACGAGCGCGAAGAACAGCTCCTCGACGTCGGGCTGGCCGTGGCTCGCCAGGAGTTCGTCGATCGGCCCCTGGGCCTGCACGGCGCCCCGATAGATGATCGCGACCCGGGAGCAGAGCCGCTCGACCTCGCTCATCGAATGGGTGGAGAAGACGATCGTCTTCCCCAGGTCGCGAAGCTCCAGGATCTTGTCCAGGACCACGCGCTGGACCAGGATGTCCAGGCCCGAGGTCGGCTCGTCGAAGATCAGGACCGGCGGGTCGTGGATGATCGTCCGGGCGATCGAGACCTTCTGCTTCATGCCGGTGGACATCTTCGACCCCAGGACGTCTCGGAAGTCGTCCATCTTGAGCCAGCCGAAGACCGTCTCCATCCGTTCCCGGAGCTGGGCCTTGGGGAGGCCGTAGAGGCGGCCGAAGTACTCGACCAGCTCCCAGGCGGTCATGCGGTCGTAGATGCCGGTGCCGGCCGACATGAAGCCGATCCGGCGGCGGACCTCCCGGGGGTGGTCGACGACGTCGTATCCGGCCACGACCGCCCGGCCCGCCGTGGGGCGGAGCACGGTGCTGAGGATCCGCAGGGTCGTGGTCTTGCCCGCCCCGTTGGGCCCGAGGAGGCCGAAGATCTCCCCCGGTCGGCATTCGAACGACACGTCCCGGACCGCCTCGACCCAGCCGCGCTGGTAATCATGGAACGACTTGCCAAGGTGTTCGACTTGGATCACGCGACGGCCCGTTCCTGCTCGGGGTGGGGTCGGGAAGGCTGGCTCAGGCGACCTCGACGGCCGCCACGGGCGCCTCGTCGATGTAATCGTAGAACACGTTGCGCTGGCGGGGGATGTAGCCCGCCTGGCGGATGCACCGCTTGATCTCTTCGAGGCTCAGGTGGTGGACCGTCCCGGCCGAGGAGACGACGTTCTCCTCGATCATCAGGCTCCCCATGTCGTTAGCCCCGAAGAACAGCCCCATCTGGCCGATCTTGGCCCCCTGGGTCACCCACGACGACTGGATGCTGGGCACGTTGTCCAGGTAGAGCCGGGTCATGGCCTGGGTGCGGAGGTACTCGAACGCCCCGGCGGTCGGGACGTGGGCCATCTCGGTGTTCTCGGGCTGGAAGGTCCAGCAGATGTGGGCCGTGAAGCCGCCGGTCTCGTCTTGCAAGCTGCGGACCCGGTCCAGGTGCTCGACCCGCTCCTCGATCGTCTCGACGTGGCCGAACATCATGGTGGCCGTCGACCGCCCGCCGAGCTGGTGCCAGACGCGATGGACGTTGATCCAGTCGTCGGTGTTCACCTTGCCCCGGGTGATCGCCTTGCGGACCCGGTCCACCAGGATCTCGGCCCCGCCGCCGGGGAGGCTCCCCAGGCCGGCTTCCTTGAGCCGCTCCAGCACGGTGCGCAGGGGGAGCTTGGCGACCTTGGTGAAGTGGTGGATCTCCGGGGCGCTGAAGCCGTGGACGTTGATCGCGGGGAAGGTGGCGCGGATGTCCCGCAGCAGCTCCTCGTACCACTCCAGCTTGAGTTTCGGGTGCAGCCCTCCCTGGAGGAGGATCTGGTCGCCCCCCAGCTCCAGGGTCTCGCGGATCTTGTCGAACAGGACCTCGCGGTCGAGGACGTAGGCGTCGGCGTCGTCGACCTTCCGGTAGAAGGCGCAGAAGTCGCAGACGGCCGTGCAGACGTTCGTATAGTTGATGTTCCGGTCGATGTTGAACGTTCGGTACGGCTCGGGGTGGAGCCGGCGGCACGCGGCGTCGGCGGCGCGGCCGAGATCGAGCAGGCTGGCTTCCCGGAACAAGGCGACGCCTTCCTCGAACGTCAGGCGGCCGCCTTCAGCGGCGCGTCGCAAGGTCGCGGGGGCGGTGGAAGACAAGGTTCACTCCTTCGGGCGCCAGGCCCAGGCGTGCGGCCATCTCGGCGAATCGCCTCAGGCCCGCCAGCTCCGGCTCGCCCAGATCGTAGGACAGGACTCGCGTCAGGTAATCGTAACACGTCCCGAAATCCAGGCCCAGCCGCGGTCCGTGAATTCGCGACAGCTCGTCGGCGTGGGCCAGGCCCTCGGCCCGGCATCGATCCAGGGCGGCCGGGATCTCCCCCAGGTCGGCCCCGGCGCGGGCCACCCAGAGGGCGAAGACGAAGGGGAGGCCGGTCAGCTCGCGCCAGGCCTCCGCCATGTCCACGACCTCGGAAAACGGCTCGTCCGGCACCTTCATCGCCCGGTCGCCGATCACCAGGACCGCGTCGGCCGTGCTCTCCAGGGCCGAGACCCCCAGCGGCAACGCCTCGATCGTCCGGGGCCGGACGCCGTGCGCCGCTTCCAGCCAGACCTGCACCAGCGCCTGGCTCGTCCGCGAGCCGACGTCCAGCGCCAGCCGCTCGATTCCGGCGATCGGCGTCTTGCTGAACAGCTTGACGCTCCGCACCGGGCCCCTCGCCCCGATCGCGAACCCCGGCAGGATCTCGTAGCCCCGCGAGGCCCCCCGCAGGTACTCGACCGACGGGATCAACGCCACGTCCAGCTCCCCCGCCGACAGCTTCTCCGCCAGCCGGCTCGGCACCTCCATGCTCAGCCGCGCCCCCGGCGCGAACTCCTCGAGCCGGTAGTACAACGGCTTGGCGTTCAGGTAGCTGACCGCCCCCACCCGGATCGGACCGACCATCGCCCCTCCCTCGCGGCCTCGGCCCGCCGCCCCCCGTTCTTCGGATTTCGCGGCGACCGGAATGGATGTCGCCGCCGTTCTTTCAATCCTTATTGAAATTGTAGACGGATTTCCGGCCGCGACAAGCCGACCTCGGGAAACCGGACCCTAGCGGGACCCCGAGGCCTCGGGAGGCCCCGCCCACCAGAGCCGGAGCGTCCGGTCATGGCTGACCGAGGCCAGCGTCCGGCCGTCCGGGCTGAACGCCACGGCGTTCACGCCCCCTTGATGGCCGGCGAGCGTGACATGGACCTGCCCCATCCCGACGTCCACGAGCGAGACGACGCCGTTCTGCCCGCCCGCGGCGAGAGCCCGCCCGTCCGGGCTGAACGCCAGGCCGCTGATCTCCGCGGCTTGAACGGCCGGCAGCGACGTTCGCAAGGCCCCGCTCTCGAGGTCCCAGGCCATCACCGCGCCGCGGGCGTCGCCGGCGGCGATCGTGAGGCCTTCGGGGCTGATGGCGAGGCAGGTGGGATGGGTCGTCGGCTCCCAACGCTTCAGGATCCGCCTCGACTCGACGTCCCAGAGCAGGACGGCCGGGTCCTCGCCGGCCGAAGCCAGCGTGCGGCCGTCGGGGCCGAACGCCAGCCCTCGGATGCTGCGCTCGTGGCCGGGCAGGGTCGCGACGAGATCCCCGGAAGCCGCGTCCCAGAGGCGGATCGTCGTGTCGCGGCCCCCCGTGGCGATCAGACGCCCGTCGGGCGAGAAGTCCACCGCCCGGATGCGGTCCTCGTGGGCTTGCAGGTTGTGGAGCAGCCGGCCCTCCTTGGCGTCCCAGATCAGGAGCCGGCCGTCGAAGTCCGCCGACGCGAGCAGCCCGGCCGTCGGGGCGGACGCGAGGCACGACGGCCACGCCTCATGCCCCCCGAGCGACCGGCGCTCCGCCCCGGTGCGGCCGTCCCAGAGCTTGAGCCGCCGGTCCCCGCCCACCGTGGCGAGGTCTCCATCGGCCGTGAACGCGACCCCCCAGACCTCCTCGTCGTGACCGCCGGGGATGACGGCGTCCTCGATCGGCTCGGTGTGCCAGATGACCACCTCGCCCGTGCCGAGCCCCAGGGCGACGTCCCCCGGCCATTCCGGCAGGAAGGCGACCGAAGAAACCCAGTCCCCCAGGCCCTCGATCGACTCGATCCGGCGGCGCTCGGCCACGTCCCAGAGGATCGCGCGCCGGTTGTATCCGGCCGCCAGCAGCTTCCCGTCCGCCGAGAAGGCCAGGGACTCGACGCGGTGATCGTCGTTGCCCTCCGGAGCCGGCAGGGTCGCGATCACGGTCCCCCGGGAGGGATGTCGGAGCTGAACGATTCCATCCAGCGTTCCCGTCGCGATCGGCCCTCCCTTCTCGGGCGAGACCGCGAGCGCCGGGCCCATGGTCCCGTCGTCGCGCGCCATGACGCGTTGACGGGTCCTGACGTCCCAGATGTCCAGGAGGCGACGGTCGTTCGCGGCGCAGCAGTGCCGCGCGGAGACGATCCGACGCTGGTCGGCCGCGAAGACGACCGTCCCCGCTTCCGGAACTCCGAAAACCATCAACCTCCGTCCGTCGAACTCCAGGGGATATCGCTCGAGCCGGACCGTCTTGGCGGCCTGGATGCCTATGGCCAATCGGAGGCCATCGACGGACGTCGCGATTGTTTCCGAGCCGAACCTCGGATTCGACGTCGTGGCCTTGACCCCGCCGTCGGAGAGGTCGACGACCGAGAGGACGCCGTCTCGCTCCTCCGAATCATTCAAGGCGATCGCCATGCGGCCCTCGGCTATCGCCGTGACGTGGTCGATCTCGGATCCGGGAAGGTCCCATGGCTCGAAGCGCATCGTGGGCCGTACGACGGCGAGGGTGGGCGCATCCGGCCGGTCGGTCCTCCACACGCCCCCCCTGTGCCGGCTGGGGGTCACCCCCAGGAGCACTCCCTCGCCCGCCGAGAGTTGGCAAGTCCCGCCGGGAAACAAGTCGTCCAGGACCGTACGGTCGCGGCGCGACTGCCTCCAGAGGTAGTGCCAGGCGAAGTCCCGCGGGTCGGGGTCGGCCGAGTCGGCGGCGGGGATCAGTTCGCGGAGCCGCCGCTGCGCCTGGGCCGATCGGCCTTGGTCCATCTCACGCTGGGCCCTGGCGAGGGTGGCGGCGTAGCTCTGCCGCTGCTCGCGGTCGCTCGCCTCCAGGGCGCGGGCCAGGGCCGCCTCGGTCTCGGCCTTCGCCTGCTGCAGGTCGACGTTCGCGCGG includes:
- a CDS encoding WD40 repeat domain-containing protein, with the translated sequence MLPRAPADQRPPPGAPRRLARWSARNPAATALIVMSLATLGVSVSYSIALRRTVAERDQNVDDLNRANVDLQQAKAETEAALARALEASDREQRQSYAATLARAQREMDQGRSAQAQRRLRELIPAADSADPDPRDFAWHYLWRQSRRDRTVLDDLFPGGTCQLSAGEGVLLGVTPSRHRGGVWRTDRPDAPTLAVVRPTMRFEPWDLPGSEIDHVTAIAEGRMAIALNDSEERDGVLSVVDLSDGGVKATTSNPRFGSETIATSVDGLRLAIGIQAAKTVRLERYPLEFDGRRLMVFGVPEAGTVVFAADQRRIVSARHCCAANDRRLLDIWDVRTRQRVMARDDGTMGPALAVSPEKGGPIATGTLDGIVQLRHPSRGTVIATLPAPEGNDDHRVESLAFSADGKLLAAGYNRRAILWDVAERRRIESIEGLGDWVSSVAFLPEWPGDVALGLGTGEVVIWHTEPIEDAVIPGGHDEEVWGVAFTADGDLATVGGDRRLKLWDGRTGAERRSLGGHEAWPSCLASAPTAGLLASADFDGRLLIWDAKEGRLLHNLQAHEDRIRAVDFSPDGRLIATGGRDTTIRLWDAASGDLVATLPGHERSIRGLAFGPDGRTLASAGEDPAVLLWDVESRRILKRWEPTTHPTCLAISPEGLTIAAGDARGAVMAWDLESGALRTSLPAVQAAEISGLAFSPDGRALAAGGQNGVVSLVDVGMGQVHVTLAGHQGGVNAVAFSPDGRTLASVSHDRTLRLWWAGPPEASGSR
- a CDS encoding ABC transporter permease subunit/CPBP intramembrane protease; the encoded protein is MNWSNVLLIFRREGMDQLRDRRTLFMVVFFPILLYPLIGAGVLQFAAALQEKPRRVVIVGAEHLPAEPPLLDAEGTGFNPALFDSPAEAGRLEVERQPDDGPWGRPDRREQAVRGGEASAVMVIPADLPEQFRAKDDVAIPIHYKSVDETSQITYLRLREALDRWKTGIVEERRKQDHLPAGYAQPIEVRALDAATAQEVGGNVWGRIFPFLLVLMSLTGAFYPAVDLCAGEKERGTMETLLISPAGRAEIVMGKFLAVLVASVTTAVLNLVSMGLTGLQMAQRASGFGGADPARQAAAALAPPTLQSALWMIVLLIPLAAFFSAICLALAAMARSMKEGQYYMTPLYLICLPLIFLTMAPGIELNPFYSIVPVTGVALLLRALIVGDYATAFRYFPLVLIPTLVYAWLALRWAVEQFQDEEVLFRESERFNLVQWLRSLVRDRGPRPTSTQAVLAFALIISASWLFAQSTMAMGMETGLGAVAAGQSLILLVPMGMAFLLTTDPLGTLRLRRAHARYFGLAAAMAVAFNPVAAELSRLVQWTFPISDATRELLQSLMFGESGIAPTLLVLALLPAICEEAAFRGFILSGLQSGRRTRSAIVLSALLFGFLHVFLSLFQQLFNATLLGVFLGLLAIRSRSLWPGVLFHALNNGFAIGLGAWAGWLGRVGVVDLVYLNAEEGLYHRPWVAVGAVASAALFAYLWKVDRPDAGEA
- a CDS encoding ABC transporter ATP-binding protein produces the protein MIQVEHLGKSFHDYQRGWVEAVRDVSFECRPGEIFGLLGPNGAGKTTTLRILSTVLRPTAGRAVVAGYDVVDHPREVRRRIGFMSAGTGIYDRMTAWELVEYFGRLYGLPKAQLRERMETVFGWLKMDDFRDVLGSKMSTGMKQKVSIARTIIHDPPVLIFDEPTSGLDILVQRVVLDKILELRDLGKTIVFSTHSMSEVERLCSRVAIIYRGAVQAQGPIDELLASHGQPDVEELFFALVERADALGGAGAADRERSGAGSDRAEGPTS
- a CDS encoding menaquinone biosynthetic enzyme MqnA/MqnD family protein, which translates into the protein MVGPIRVGAVSYLNAKPLYYRLEEFAPGARLSMEVPSRLAEKLSAGELDVALIPSVEYLRGASRGYEILPGFAIGARGPVRSVKLFSKTPIAGIERLALDVGSRTSQALVQVWLEAAHGVRPRTIEALPLGVSALESTADAVLVIGDRAMKVPDEPFSEVVDMAEAWRELTGLPFVFALWVARAGADLGEIPAALDRCRAEGLAHADELSRIHGPRLGLDFGTCYDYLTRVLSYDLGEPELAGLRRFAEMAARLGLAPEGVNLVFHRPRDLATRR
- the mqnC gene encoding cyclic dehypoxanthinyl futalosine synthase, with protein sequence MSSTAPATLRRAAEGGRLTFEEGVALFREASLLDLGRAADAACRRLHPEPYRTFNIDRNINYTNVCTAVCDFCAFYRKVDDADAYVLDREVLFDKIRETLELGGDQILLQGGLHPKLKLEWYEELLRDIRATFPAINVHGFSAPEIHHFTKVAKLPLRTVLERLKEAGLGSLPGGGAEILVDRVRKAITRGKVNTDDWINVHRVWHQLGGRSTATMMFGHVETIEERVEHLDRVRSLQDETGGFTAHICWTFQPENTEMAHVPTAGAFEYLRTQAMTRLYLDNVPSIQSSWVTQGAKIGQMGLFFGANDMGSLMIEENVVSSAGTVHHLSLEEIKRCIRQAGYIPRQRNVFYDYIDEAPVAAVEVA